Proteins encoded within one genomic window of Trichocoleus sp. FACHB-46:
- a CDS encoding lysophospholipid acyltransferase family protein, which yields MSSKPTLMGKSREPRISLFLYHLFKWSVVSPMLHSYFRGRIYGAEHVPHQGPLVIVSNHASDFDPPIVSCCVRRPVAYMAKEELFQVPVLKQAIRLYGAYPVKRGSADRSAIREAMAALDQGWAAGIFLQGTRTVDGRIPSPKLGAALIAAKTQAPLLPVSLWGTQAIIRKSSATPRPVPLTIRIGQPIPPPRSTEREELEAVTQQCVEVIHAMHDLGR from the coding sequence GTGAGTAGCAAACCAACACTGATGGGCAAAAGCCGCGAACCTCGAATTAGCCTCTTCCTCTACCACCTATTCAAGTGGTCGGTGGTCAGCCCTATGCTGCATAGCTATTTCCGAGGACGAATTTATGGGGCAGAGCATGTACCCCACCAAGGACCACTCGTGATCGTCAGCAATCATGCTAGCGACTTCGACCCGCCCATTGTTTCCTGCTGTGTCCGCCGACCCGTGGCTTACATGGCGAAAGAGGAACTATTTCAGGTGCCCGTGCTCAAGCAAGCGATTCGGCTCTACGGAGCTTACCCAGTCAAACGCGGCTCGGCAGATCGGAGCGCCATTCGGGAGGCTATGGCTGCTTTAGATCAGGGCTGGGCCGCAGGTATTTTTCTGCAAGGCACGCGCACCGTGGACGGTCGTATTCCTAGTCCTAAACTGGGAGCTGCATTGATTGCGGCTAAAACTCAAGCTCCATTGCTACCTGTAAGCTTATGGGGCACCCAAGCCATCATCCGTAAAAGCTCAGCAACACCTCGACCTGTGCCGTTGACAATTCGGATTGGACAGCCAATTCCACCGCCGCGATCGACAGAGCGAGAAGAACTAGAAGCTGTGACTCAGCAGTGTGTTGAGGTGATTCATGCCATGCACGATTTAGGGCGATAA
- a CDS encoding beta-ketoacyl-ACP synthase 3 has product MLPSGIAITGSGSAAPKTVLDNAGLSQVVETSDEWIATRTGIRERKLASPQVSLAAIATEAAQNAIAMAGITTADLDLIILATSTPDDLFGTASKIQAELGATKAVAFDLTAACSGFVFGLVTAAQFIRTGVYKNVLLIGADMLSRWVDWSDRRTCVLFGDGAGAVVIQANESDRLLGFEICSDGTQNSSLNLSYQPRPQELLPGVTVGLGSYQPVTMNGQEVYRFAVKRVPEVIEKALYRSELSIDRIDWLLLHQANQRILDAVSQRLKVPAEKVISNLARYGNTSAASIPIALDEVVRQGQIKPGDVIAASGFGAGLTWGAAIFQWGR; this is encoded by the coding sequence GTGTTGCCATCTGGAATTGCGATTACTGGGAGTGGGTCAGCTGCTCCCAAAACTGTTTTAGATAATGCAGGGTTGAGCCAGGTCGTAGAAACCTCAGATGAGTGGATTGCCACTCGGACGGGAATTCGGGAACGAAAACTGGCCAGTCCACAGGTTTCTCTGGCTGCGATCGCGACTGAGGCGGCTCAAAACGCGATCGCGATGGCAGGAATTACAACGGCTGACCTCGACCTGATCATTCTGGCGACTTCGACTCCAGACGACTTATTTGGCACCGCTAGCAAAATTCAAGCGGAACTGGGCGCTACCAAAGCAGTCGCTTTTGATTTGACTGCGGCTTGCTCTGGTTTCGTGTTTGGCTTGGTGACTGCGGCCCAGTTTATTCGTACTGGCGTTTACAAAAACGTCTTGTTGATTGGGGCAGATATGTTGTCCCGTTGGGTCGATTGGTCCGATCGCCGCACTTGTGTGCTGTTTGGGGACGGCGCAGGTGCGGTAGTGATCCAAGCCAATGAGAGCGATCGCCTCCTGGGATTTGAAATTTGCAGTGATGGCACCCAGAATAGTTCACTCAATTTGAGTTACCAACCTCGGCCTCAAGAACTCTTGCCTGGGGTGACAGTAGGTCTAGGCTCCTATCAACCTGTGACCATGAACGGGCAAGAAGTGTACCGCTTTGCAGTCAAGCGAGTTCCAGAAGTGATTGAAAAAGCGCTATATCGCTCAGAACTCAGCATTGATCGAATTGATTGGTTGCTATTGCATCAGGCGAATCAACGCATTCTTGATGCCGTGTCCCAACGGCTAAAGGTGCCTGCTGAGAAGGTGATTAGCAACTTGGCTCGGTACGGGAATACTTCTGCTGCTTCTATTCCCATTGCCCTAGATGAAGTAGTGCGGCAAGGTCAAATCAAACCTGGAGATGTAATTGCAGCTTCTGGCTTTGGGGCTGGGCTGACTTGGGGAGCGGCAATTTTCCAGTGGGGCCGATAA
- a CDS encoding tetratricopeptide repeat protein — protein MPVSNSWWFKFPIAIGLTAAIAASAYGFGIANKAPASKLQAADLLEQGFSLRAAGQLPEALAAFEQAIETKPNYAEAYTAKGALLAKQGKNSEAIAAFGQAIEADPQLAAPYLGWSQVLIQQGKFMEAKVVLSQARSTLKQQSDTQQTGVVNHLMSSF, from the coding sequence ATGCCAGTTTCTAATTCATGGTGGTTTAAGTTTCCGATCGCCATTGGTTTAACTGCAGCGATCGCCGCCTCTGCTTACGGCTTTGGGATTGCCAACAAAGCGCCTGCCAGCAAACTTCAAGCAGCTGATCTGCTAGAGCAGGGCTTTTCGTTACGAGCCGCAGGTCAATTGCCAGAAGCTCTAGCAGCTTTTGAGCAAGCCATTGAGACCAAGCCGAACTACGCTGAAGCCTACACAGCCAAAGGAGCTTTACTAGCAAAACAGGGCAAAAATTCCGAAGCGATCGCTGCCTTTGGTCAAGCGATTGAAGCCGATCCGCAGTTAGCCGCTCCTTATCTAGGCTGGAGCCAAGTGTTGATTCAGCAGGGCAAGTTTATGGAAGCCAAGGTAGTGCTAAGTCAAGCCCGCAGCACCCTTAAACAACAAAGCGACACTCAGCAAACTGGAGTGGTTAATCACTTAATGTCCAGCTTCTAG
- a CDS encoding AI-2E family transporter has protein sequence MNERPARDFWDRLNNVALVRFLLLFASGWALVQLLAYFETVIVTFTLAAVLALLLNYPVRWLQRFLPRGLAIGLVFISSLVLFSGLAVTVGFTLASQAQELVDRISEVLNSLIPLTERIERFLRDRNIPIQLNEIQRQFQTQFLSEVGTSIGLGLAALGVFFSNFINFILITVVAFFMLLDGRRLWQLLMKLVPVHLRSRFTLVVQRKFLGFFRGQFLLTVFLTTTSFLVFLILQVPFALLLAMMVGILDTIPGIGATLGVALVSLIVLSQSAWLALQVLVASVVLQQVQDNFIAPRVMQESLNINPVIVFFALLVGARVAGLLGIFLAIPIAAVLVSLFEIDEMKAEPAEKVLQEQVLQEDTLQEDTLK, from the coding sequence ATGAATGAACGACCTGCCAGAGATTTCTGGGACCGACTGAATAATGTGGCACTCGTTCGCTTTTTATTACTATTTGCATCTGGCTGGGCTTTGGTACAGCTACTAGCGTATTTCGAGACTGTAATTGTCACATTTACCCTAGCAGCAGTTTTGGCATTGTTACTTAACTATCCAGTGCGGTGGTTACAACGGTTTTTGCCGCGCGGTTTAGCTATTGGTTTGGTGTTTATTTCTAGTTTGGTCCTGTTTAGCGGGCTGGCAGTAACGGTAGGTTTTACTTTAGCGTCTCAGGCTCAAGAGTTAGTTGACAGAATTTCGGAAGTTCTTAACTCTTTAATTCCCTTAACTGAACGCATCGAACGGTTTCTGCGCGATCGCAACATTCCAATTCAGCTCAATGAGATTCAAAGACAGTTTCAAACCCAGTTCTTGTCGGAAGTTGGAACAAGTATTGGTTTGGGACTGGCGGCATTAGGCGTATTTTTTTCTAATTTTATTAATTTCATCCTAATTACAGTCGTTGCCTTTTTCATGTTGCTAGATGGCAGGCGGCTTTGGCAATTGTTAATGAAACTGGTGCCTGTTCATCTGCGCTCTCGGTTCACGCTAGTTGTGCAACGTAAGTTCTTAGGTTTTTTTCGTGGCCAGTTTTTGCTCACTGTATTTCTGACCACCACTAGCTTTTTAGTATTTTTAATTTTACAGGTTCCGTTTGCTTTGCTTTTAGCCATGATGGTCGGGATTCTGGATACGATTCCGGGAATTGGAGCGACCTTAGGCGTGGCGTTGGTTTCGCTAATTGTTTTGTCTCAGAGCGCCTGGTTGGCGCTACAAGTCTTAGTGGCTTCAGTTGTTTTGCAACAAGTTCAAGATAACTTCATTGCCCCACGAGTGATGCAAGAGTCACTCAATATCAATCCTGTGATCGTCTTTTTTGCATTGCTAGTAGGAGCAAGAGTGGCAGGTCTGTTAGGAATTTTTTTGGCGATTCCTATTGCTGCTGTTTTAGTGAGCTTATTTGAAATTGATGAAATGAAAGCGGAACCCGCTGAAAAAGTGTTACAGGAGCAAGTGCTCCAAGAAGACACGTTACAAGAAGACACGCTAAAATGA
- a CDS encoding HEAT repeat domain-containing protein, producing the protein MTHSHLEQIASQLESENSRDRMLALASLRGVSAADAVPLIKKVLDDENLQIRSMAVFALGIKPTEECYPILIRLLENDPDYGIRADAAGALGYLADPRALEPLSRAFYEDTDWLVRFSAAVSLGNLKDHRAYDVLVQALDSHEIVVQQAAIAALGEIKAVEAVEKILRFAQSEDWLVRQRLAEALGHLPSPKSVSALKFLEKDGHPHVSESARISLQRLSEQTETAE; encoded by the coding sequence ATGACTCATTCTCATCTAGAACAAATTGCCAGCCAGCTAGAAAGCGAAAACTCACGCGATCGCATGTTGGCTTTGGCTTCCTTGCGGGGTGTTTCGGCGGCTGACGCAGTACCCCTGATTAAAAAAGTGCTGGACGATGAAAATTTACAGATTCGCTCAATGGCCGTGTTTGCCTTAGGCATCAAGCCTACTGAAGAGTGCTACCCCATTTTGATCCGCCTGCTAGAGAACGACCCAGATTATGGCATTCGGGCTGATGCAGCCGGAGCCTTAGGCTATTTAGCCGATCCTCGGGCGTTGGAGCCGTTGTCTCGAGCTTTTTATGAAGATACAGATTGGCTCGTGCGCTTTAGTGCAGCGGTCTCTTTAGGCAACTTGAAGGATCACCGAGCTTATGATGTGTTGGTTCAGGCGCTAGATAGCCATGAGATTGTGGTGCAACAAGCGGCGATCGCAGCCTTAGGTGAAATCAAGGCTGTAGAGGCAGTAGAAAAGATTCTGCGGTTTGCTCAATCCGAAGACTGGCTAGTTCGCCAACGCCTCGCTGAAGCGTTGGGTCATCTCCCAAGTCCTAAAAGTGTCTCAGCTTTGAAGTTTCTAGAGAAAGACGGCCATCCTCACGTTTCCGAGTCGGCTAGGATCTCGCTGCAACGTTTATCTGAGCAAACCGAAACCGCCGAATAG
- the plsX gene encoding phosphate acyltransferase PlsX, with protein sequence MGPTRARIAIDAMGGDHAPAEIVAGALRAQEELGIEALLVGDPDQIQAYLKQHNSSAHLEIIPSEGTIEMNEEPLGALKRKPKASINVAMDLVKQKRADAVVSAGHSGAAMAAALLRLGRLRGIDRPAIGAVLPTLVAGKPVLILDVGANVDCRPKFLEQFAQMGTIYSQYVLGVSTPKVGLLNIGEEPCKGNDQAVRTHQMLQDNPKIPFVGNAEGRDVLSGQFDVIVCDGFVGNILLKFAEAVGEVALQILREELPQGLNGKLGVTLLKPNLKRIKQRMDHAEHGGGLLLGVDGVCIISHGSSQAPSIFNAVRLAKEAVDHQVLDRIQSCYGRKTAPASEGE encoded by the coding sequence ATGGGACCAACTCGGGCACGGATCGCAATCGATGCTATGGGCGGGGACCACGCCCCTGCTGAAATAGTCGCTGGAGCGCTGCGAGCGCAAGAAGAACTCGGTATTGAAGCTTTGCTAGTAGGAGACCCTGACCAAATCCAGGCTTACCTCAAGCAACATAATAGCTCTGCTCATCTGGAAATCATTCCATCCGAAGGCACAATCGAGATGAATGAGGAGCCACTGGGTGCCCTAAAGCGGAAGCCTAAGGCATCTATTAATGTGGCAATGGATTTGGTTAAGCAGAAGCGAGCTGACGCAGTGGTTTCTGCGGGGCACTCAGGGGCAGCAATGGCGGCAGCATTACTGCGCTTGGGGCGGTTGCGTGGCATTGATCGACCTGCGATCGGAGCTGTGTTGCCAACCCTAGTGGCTGGAAAGCCAGTGCTAATTCTAGATGTTGGTGCCAATGTTGATTGTCGCCCGAAGTTCTTAGAGCAGTTTGCCCAGATGGGTACTATCTACAGTCAGTATGTTCTGGGTGTTTCAACTCCCAAAGTTGGCTTGCTCAATATTGGTGAAGAACCTTGCAAGGGCAATGACCAAGCTGTTCGCACCCATCAAATGTTGCAAGATAACCCCAAAATCCCATTTGTCGGCAACGCTGAGGGCCGCGATGTTCTATCAGGTCAGTTTGATGTGATCGTCTGCGATGGCTTTGTCGGTAACATTCTGCTGAAGTTTGCTGAGGCAGTGGGTGAAGTTGCTTTGCAAATTCTGCGAGAGGAATTGCCGCAAGGTCTGAATGGCAAGTTGGGTGTCACGCTATTAAAGCCAAATCTGAAGCGCATTAAGCAGCGGATGGACCACGCAGAGCACGGGGGCGGTCTGCTTCTAGGTGTGGATGGTGTTTGCATTATCAGTCATGGTAGCTCTCAAGCACCTTCTATCTTTAATGCGGTGCGACTAGCGAAGGAAGCTGTTGATCATCAAGTTTTAGATCGGATTCAGTCGTGTTATGGAAGAAAGACGGCTCCTGCAAGTGAGGGAGAGTAG
- a CDS encoding DUF2288 domain-containing protein yields the protein MSGLDSVRADLAEMLDEAEWNWLMPHAQRDVLLVVAPGLSLLDVGVAIASDNVAEVQSWIQQNLLAKPTATQLSDWNSDQEKRFSALIVRPYVLVQELSVPSDTPEVKGSY from the coding sequence ATGTCAGGTTTGGACAGTGTTAGAGCAGATTTAGCAGAGATGCTGGATGAGGCGGAGTGGAACTGGTTGATGCCTCATGCTCAGCGAGATGTGCTGCTGGTTGTGGCTCCAGGATTGAGCTTGTTAGATGTAGGAGTGGCGATCGCCAGTGATAATGTAGCCGAAGTGCAGAGCTGGATTCAGCAGAACTTATTAGCTAAGCCGACTGCAACTCAATTATCTGACTGGAACAGCGATCAGGAGAAACGCTTTAGTGCCTTGATTGTGCGGCCCTACGTTTTAGTTCAAGAGCTATCTGTCCCTTCTGATACTCCTGAAGTTAAGGGAAGTTATTAA
- the rpaB gene encoding response regulator transcription factor RpaB — MENHKEKILVVDDEASIRRILETRLSMIGYDVVTAADGEEALDTFRNASPDLVVLDVMMPKLDGYGVCQELRKESDVPIIMLTALGDVADRITGLELGADDYVVKPFSPKELEARIRSVLRRVEKTGTSGIPSSGVIHVNALRIDTNKRQVYKGDERIRLTGMEFSLLELLVSRSGEPFSRSEILQEVWGYTPERHVDTRVVDVHISRLRAKLEDDPSNPELILTARGTGYLFQRIVEPGADE; from the coding sequence TTGGAAAATCACAAAGAAAAGATACTAGTAGTTGATGACGAAGCCAGTATCCGCCGCATCTTAGAAACTCGGCTTTCGATGATTGGCTATGATGTCGTCACGGCTGCTGATGGTGAAGAAGCCTTAGACACATTTCGCAATGCTTCACCTGATCTAGTTGTTTTAGATGTAATGATGCCGAAGCTAGATGGCTACGGTGTATGTCAGGAGCTTCGTAAGGAGTCCGATGTGCCGATCATCATGCTAACAGCCTTAGGTGATGTCGCCGATCGCATTACTGGGCTAGAGCTGGGTGCGGATGATTATGTGGTGAAGCCCTTCTCACCCAAAGAGTTAGAAGCTCGAATCCGCTCGGTGCTGCGTCGGGTAGAGAAGACAGGCACTTCAGGGATTCCTAGCTCTGGCGTGATCCACGTCAATGCTCTGCGCATTGATACCAACAAGCGCCAAGTTTACAAAGGTGACGAACGGATTCGGCTGACTGGGATGGAATTCAGTCTCTTGGAACTACTGGTGAGTCGTTCTGGAGAACCCTTCTCTCGCTCAGAAATTTTGCAGGAAGTTTGGGGCTACACACCTGAGCGCCACGTAGATACCAGGGTTGTAGATGTTCACATTTCTCGCCTGCGGGCTAAGTTGGAAGATGATCCCAGCAATCCTGAATTGATCCTGACTGCACGCGGCACTGGCTATCTATTCCAGCGGATTGTTGAGCCTGGTGCAGATGAGTAA
- a CDS encoding biopolymer transporter ExbD — MRLPSEPDVPPQINIVPMIDVIFAILTFFILSSLYLTSSQGLPVNLPKAATAQAQSSTRITITIDPQGQIALNRQAIPLDALEVGVRNLIPSGQESIVVLNADENVRHGQVVQVMDRLRRVPGARLAIATQRP, encoded by the coding sequence ATGCGTCTACCTTCTGAACCGGATGTGCCCCCACAGATTAACATCGTGCCGATGATCGATGTAATCTTTGCCATTTTGACCTTTTTCATCCTCTCATCGCTTTATCTGACCAGTTCTCAAGGGTTACCTGTCAATCTTCCCAAAGCAGCAACCGCTCAGGCCCAAAGCTCAACTCGCATCACAATCACGATTGATCCGCAAGGTCAAATCGCCCTCAACCGCCAAGCGATTCCGCTAGATGCTTTAGAGGTAGGGGTACGCAACCTGATTCCCTCTGGTCAAGAGTCGATCGTAGTTTTGAACGCAGACGAAAACGTCAGGCATGGCCAAGTTGTGCAAGTCATGGATCGCTTGCGTCGCGTTCCGGGAGCACGTTTAGCGATCGCGACTCAAAGACCCTAA
- the radA gene encoding DNA repair protein RadA has product MPKTRSHYVCNQCAAESPQYFGKCPSCHAWNSLEEQIVKSNPAAATPIGLTATARLNGKKRASSTTSVQARSSLTFEQISDHPQARVSSGYTELDRVLGGGIVPGSLVLIGGDPGIGKSTLLLQVANQLGSQHRVLYVCAEESGQQVKLRSHRLGIGKQPPVQLQQRSAEEAAAATGDPGPNLYVLPETDLETVLAELESLKPTVAVIDSIQALYYSALGSAPGSVSQVRECTSALMHVAKREHITLFIVGHVTKEGAIAGPKVLEHLVDTVLYFEGDRFASHRLLRSVKNRFGATHELGVFEMADRGLAEVSNPSELFLGNREEVAPGTATIVACEGTRPIVVELQALVSPTSYSSPRRSTTGIEYNRLLQILAVLEKRVGIPLSKLDAYVASSGGLNVGEPAADLGVAVAVAASFRDRVVDAKTVLIGEVGLGGQIRPVSQIELRLKEAAKLGFKRAIIPKGQTVPDIDLEIIPVAKVLDAMIAALPGQPRHTVEAVPDAVEAS; this is encoded by the coding sequence ATGCCCAAAACTCGATCCCACTATGTTTGCAACCAATGTGCTGCCGAATCCCCGCAGTATTTTGGGAAGTGCCCATCGTGTCATGCTTGGAACTCTTTAGAAGAGCAGATCGTTAAATCTAACCCTGCTGCTGCCACTCCGATTGGTTTGACTGCTACCGCTCGCCTCAATGGTAAAAAACGTGCCTCCTCAACTACATCTGTGCAGGCTCGCTCATCCCTCACCTTCGAGCAAATTTCTGATCATCCGCAAGCGCGTGTTTCTTCTGGCTATACAGAGCTAGATCGCGTGTTAGGGGGCGGGATTGTACCTGGCTCTCTGGTCTTAATTGGTGGAGATCCAGGAATTGGTAAATCCACCTTGTTACTACAGGTCGCTAATCAGCTCGGTTCTCAGCATCGGGTGCTCTATGTTTGTGCAGAGGAGTCTGGGCAGCAAGTGAAGCTGCGATCGCACCGATTAGGCATTGGCAAGCAGCCTCCTGTGCAGTTGCAGCAACGTTCAGCGGAAGAAGCTGCCGCAGCGACGGGAGATCCGGGGCCAAACTTATATGTTTTGCCAGAAACAGATTTAGAAACCGTTCTGGCAGAGTTGGAATCCTTAAAACCGACAGTGGCAGTGATTGATAGCATTCAAGCGCTCTACTATTCAGCTTTAGGCTCTGCACCTGGGTCTGTATCCCAGGTCCGCGAATGTACCTCAGCTTTGATGCATGTGGCTAAGCGCGAGCACATTACGCTGTTTATTGTGGGGCACGTCACGAAAGAAGGGGCGATCGCGGGGCCTAAGGTATTGGAGCACTTAGTTGATACGGTGCTGTATTTTGAGGGCGATCGCTTTGCTAGCCACCGCCTATTGCGCTCGGTAAAAAACCGTTTTGGAGCCACTCATGAGCTAGGTGTGTTTGAAATGGCCGATCGGGGATTAGCAGAAGTTTCTAATCCATCCGAGCTGTTTTTAGGCAATCGAGAGGAGGTTGCGCCTGGCACCGCTACGATTGTGGCTTGCGAAGGCACCCGTCCCATCGTCGTAGAACTCCAAGCGTTAGTTAGTCCCACCAGCTATAGCTCTCCTCGCCGCTCCACCACAGGGATTGAGTACAACCGCTTGTTGCAAATTTTGGCAGTTTTAGAAAAGCGGGTTGGCATTCCCCTCTCTAAACTAGATGCATACGTCGCTTCATCGGGTGGCCTCAATGTCGGCGAGCCTGCAGCTGACTTGGGTGTAGCTGTTGCCGTCGCTGCTAGTTTCCGCGATCGCGTCGTCGATGCCAAAACTGTCTTAATTGGGGAAGTAGGCTTAGGCGGGCAAATTCGCCCAGTCTCGCAGATTGAGCTGCGCCTGAAGGAAGCCGCCAAACTGGGATTCAAACGCGCCATCATTCCTAAAGGGCAAACCGTTCCTGATATTGATTTAGAAATTATTCCAGTGGCAAAAGTGTTAGATGCGATGATCGCCGCCTTACCAGGCCAACCCCGACATACTGTAGAGGCAGTCCCGGATGCAGTCGAAGCCTCGTAG
- a CDS encoding YdcF family protein: MQSREAIYPRAQQGKRSKKSQSRRKSFPWLMLLLPAVLWLGYREIRSYFRQPQAVLVLGGAPEREVFAAEFAREHPQISVWISSGSNPEYTEWAFAEAGIAPNRVIIDREAVDTVTNFTTLVDKFKAEGIDSVYLITSDYHMRRAQVIGEIVLGSRGIDFKPVSVPSGQSPESLEKAVRDGARAILWVATGRTGSRLSQLLNTSESPEPAVNNFP; encoded by the coding sequence ATGCAGTCGAGGGAAGCTATCTATCCTAGAGCACAGCAAGGTAAACGCTCAAAAAAGTCTCAGTCTCGCCGCAAGTCATTTCCGTGGTTGATGCTGTTACTCCCTGCTGTCTTGTGGTTAGGGTACCGAGAAATTAGAAGTTACTTCCGGCAGCCCCAAGCGGTGCTAGTCCTAGGTGGTGCTCCGGAGCGGGAAGTATTTGCGGCTGAATTTGCGCGGGAACATCCTCAAATATCAGTCTGGATTTCAAGTGGCAGCAATCCAGAATATACAGAGTGGGCCTTTGCTGAGGCAGGAATTGCACCCAATCGCGTAATTATCGATCGCGAAGCCGTTGATACTGTCACCAACTTCACAACCTTGGTCGATAAATTCAAGGCGGAAGGGATTGACAGCGTTTACCTGATTACCTCTGACTACCATATGCGCCGAGCCCAAGTGATTGGTGAAATTGTTTTAGGTAGTCGGGGAATTGATTTTAAGCCGGTATCTGTCCCTTCTGGACAATCGCCAGAATCGCTGGAAAAAGCTGTGCGAGATGGAGCTAGAGCCATACTTTGGGTTGCGACAGGTCGGACAGGCTCGCGTCTCAGTCAGCTCCTCAATACATCTGAGTCTCCTGAGCCAGCGGTTAATAACTTCCCTTAA
- the fabD gene encoding ACP S-malonyltransferase: MTKTAWVFPGQGSQAIGMGVDLLELPEAKTKFEQAEQILGWSVSAVCQSEEDKLSRTLYTQPCLYVVESILVDLMQAKGQQADLVAGHSLGEYVALYAAKAFDFESGLRLVKRRAELMDSASDGMMAAVIGFDREQLEQQIAQTADVVLANDNNAGQVVISGTPAGVEAVLSQIKAKRMVRLNVSGAFHSPLMAEAAAEFQQVLETVSFADARIPVLSNVEPTPAIAAAELKQRLVQQMTGSVRWREISLRLPEEGIGRVIEIGPGKVLTGLIKRTAPDLALENVSTAADLPS; the protein is encoded by the coding sequence ATGACAAAGACGGCATGGGTGTTTCCTGGACAGGGGTCTCAGGCAATTGGGATGGGGGTAGATCTGCTAGAGCTACCCGAAGCAAAAACCAAGTTTGAGCAAGCAGAACAGATCTTGGGTTGGTCGGTTTCGGCAGTCTGTCAAAGCGAAGAAGACAAGCTATCGCGTACCCTCTATACCCAGCCTTGTCTTTATGTTGTGGAAAGCATTTTAGTTGACTTGATGCAAGCCAAAGGACAACAGGCTGATTTGGTGGCAGGTCATAGCTTGGGCGAGTATGTAGCACTTTATGCAGCTAAAGCTTTTGATTTTGAGTCTGGACTGCGCTTGGTGAAGCGTCGAGCTGAGCTGATGGATAGTGCCTCTGATGGCATGATGGCGGCTGTGATCGGCTTCGATCGCGAGCAACTAGAACAACAAATTGCTCAAACTGCTGATGTGGTCTTAGCCAATGACAACAATGCAGGCCAAGTCGTGATTTCTGGCACTCCGGCTGGAGTTGAAGCCGTTCTATCTCAAATCAAAGCGAAACGAATGGTTCGCCTCAACGTGTCAGGTGCATTTCACTCGCCCTTGATGGCTGAGGCGGCGGCAGAATTCCAGCAAGTCTTAGAAACTGTGAGTTTTGCTGATGCTCGGATTCCCGTCCTGTCGAATGTAGAACCTACCCCAGCGATCGCGGCTGCCGAACTGAAGCAGCGTTTAGTGCAACAAATGACCGGATCGGTACGTTGGCGAGAAATTTCTCTGCGCTTACCGGAAGAAGGAATTGGCCGAGTTATAGAAATCGGACCCGGTAAAGTCCTAACTGGTTTAATTAAACGCACCGCTCCTGATTTAGCCCTAGAGAACGTCAGCACTGCTGCTGATCTTCCCAGCTAA